A single Bacteroidales bacterium DNA region contains:
- the nuoE gene encoding NADH-quinone oxidoreductase subunit NuoE, with amino-acid sequence MDKVKISLQKVHVDKIKEICKSFNNEPSELINVLHKVQGEFGYLPAEVQEVVAEELNISVAQVYGVVTFYSFFTMLPKGKHPISICLGTACYVRGAEKIIDEFKKELKINVGETTPDGLFSLSCLRCVGACGLAPVVIIGGKTHGRVAPDEVANIIQQYK; translated from the coding sequence ATGGATAAAGTAAAAATAAGCCTCCAAAAAGTTCACGTTGATAAGATAAAAGAAATTTGCAAATCATTCAATAATGAACCTAGTGAATTAATTAATGTTCTTCATAAAGTACAAGGTGAATTTGGATATCTCCCTGCAGAAGTACAAGAAGTAGTAGCAGAAGAATTAAATATAAGTGTAGCTCAAGTTTATGGCGTTGTTACATTTTATTCTTTCTTTACAATGCTTCCAAAAGGAAAACATCCTATTTCAATTTGCTTAGGAACAGCTTGCTATGTACGCGGAGCCGAAAAAATCATTGACGAGTTTAAAAAGGAACTTAAAATTAACGTTGGCGAAACTACTCCTGACGGATTGTTCTCTTTAAGTTGCTTACGCTGCGTTGGTGCTTGCGGTTTAGCTCCAGTAGTTATTATTGGTGGCAAAACACATGGACGAGTTGCTCCTGATGAAGTTGCAAACATTATTCAGCAATACAAATAA